From one Zhongshania sp. R06B22 genomic stretch:
- the gabT gene encoding 4-aminobutyrate--2-oxoglutarate transaminase gives MNNSELQALKERYVAAGAASPNEQFAAYASNAEVWDADGKRMIDFAGGIGVLNVGHRHPKVVAAVKAQLDQLMHTCQTVMPYEGYVRVAQKLSEISPVRGHAKVMLANSGAEALENAVKIARAATGRTNIICFDGGYHGRTFMTMAMNGKVKPYQGDFGPMPGTVFRAPYPVDYHGVSEEEALRGLQMTLRTDADPANTAAIFIEPILGEGGFYAASPAFLKAIREICDEHGILMIVDEVQSGFGRSGKMFAIEHSGVEPDMMTMAKSMGDGMPISAIVGTDKLMDSSGPNSLGGTYTGSPVSCAAVLAVMDIFETEDILGAANRLGDKLATRFAIWQEKFEFVDNSRSVGAMAAFELVTDKASREPRADLAAAITAKAKENGLILLACGMHGNSIRFLMPVTIEDEVLEEGLAIIDKALSELTV, from the coding sequence GTGAATAATTCAGAACTGCAAGCATTAAAAGAACGTTATGTAGCCGCTGGCGCGGCCAGCCCCAATGAACAATTTGCCGCTTACGCGAGCAATGCCGAAGTCTGGGACGCAGATGGCAAGCGAATGATCGACTTTGCTGGGGGTATTGGCGTATTAAACGTCGGTCATCGCCATCCCAAGGTGGTTGCTGCGGTAAAAGCCCAGCTTGACCAGCTTATGCACACCTGTCAGACCGTTATGCCCTATGAGGGCTACGTTAGAGTGGCGCAGAAGCTGAGCGAAATCAGCCCAGTGCGCGGTCATGCCAAGGTCATGCTGGCCAACTCTGGTGCTGAAGCGTTGGAAAATGCGGTGAAAATTGCCCGGGCGGCAACCGGTCGAACTAATATTATTTGCTTTGACGGTGGCTATCACGGCCGTACCTTTATGACCATGGCGATGAACGGCAAGGTAAAGCCCTATCAGGGTGATTTCGGTCCCATGCCGGGCACGGTATTTCGCGCCCCTTATCCGGTGGACTACCATGGGGTGAGTGAAGAAGAAGCATTGCGGGGGCTGCAAATGACCCTGCGTACCGACGCTGATCCTGCCAACACCGCTGCAATATTTATTGAGCCCATACTGGGCGAGGGTGGTTTCTATGCTGCTTCGCCTGCCTTCCTCAAGGCCATTCGTGAGATTTGCGATGAGCACGGCATTCTAATGATTGTTGATGAAGTCCAGAGTGGCTTTGGCCGCAGCGGCAAAATGTTCGCGATTGAGCACAGCGGCGTCGAGCCCGATATGATGACTATGGCCAAGAGTATGGGTGATGGCATGCCTATTTCTGCGATAGTGGGTACTGACAAACTAATGGACAGCTCGGGGCCGAATTCACTCGGTGGTACCTACACCGGTAGCCCCGTGTCCTGCGCCGCGGTGCTGGCAGTGATGGACATCTTCGAGACTGAGGACATCCTGGGCGCGGCTAATCGTCTTGGTGACAAGCTCGCCACGCGATTCGCGATCTGGCAGGAAAAGTTCGAGTTTGTCGATAACTCGCGGAGCGTTGGCGCGATGGCCGCATTCGAGTTGGTGACCGACAAAGCCAGCCGTGAACCTCGTGCCGATCTGGCCGCAGCGATCACCGCCAAGGCCAAGGAAAATGGTCTGATACTGCTGGCTTGCGGCATGCATGGAAATTCAATTCGCTTCTTGATGCCAGTCACCATTGAGGACGAAGTGCTAGAAGAAGGTCTGGCTATCATCGATAAAGCGCTCAGTGAGCTGACAGTCTGA
- a CDS encoding histone deacetylase family protein — protein sequence MLPLVYHQNYSCDFAEDHRFVMSKFRRLYDTLLKRGLIDANQANVFTPAMGSLEDYAIAHSANYLQNLLGNHICPKEWRRVGLPWSQGLVDRTLTAPNGTLLTARLALQHGIACHLAGGTHHAHRDFGSGFCMINDLAYTALKILETKELSRVLIFDCDVHQGDGSATILSGKPGVFTCSIHCEKNFPFRKAQSDLDVGLAFNMEDDDYIDIVDSTLKKLLREFQPDLVLYDAGVDVWEHDELGKLNISWKGIEDRDRLVIETCLKQGIPIATVIGGGYDKDHERLAQRHAIVIEQAHALINK from the coding sequence ATGCTTCCCTTGGTTTATCACCAAAACTACTCATGTGACTTTGCGGAAGATCATCGCTTTGTGATGAGCAAGTTCCGTCGTCTGTATGACACACTACTAAAACGCGGTTTGATTGACGCTAATCAAGCTAATGTCTTCACACCAGCCATGGGCAGCTTAGAAGACTATGCTATTGCACATAGCGCTAACTATTTACAAAATTTGCTGGGCAACCACATTTGCCCAAAGGAGTGGCGACGCGTCGGCTTGCCCTGGAGCCAAGGTCTCGTTGATCGAACCTTGACCGCGCCCAACGGCACATTGTTAACCGCACGTTTGGCATTGCAACATGGCATAGCCTGCCATTTAGCGGGTGGCACTCATCACGCTCATCGTGATTTTGGCAGCGGATTTTGCATGATCAACGATCTTGCTTACACGGCTCTTAAAATTCTTGAAACCAAGGAGCTTAGTCGTGTTCTCATATTCGATTGCGACGTGCATCAAGGTGATGGCAGCGCCACTATTCTTTCAGGCAAGCCCGGTGTGTTCACCTGCTCCATTCATTGTGAAAAGAATTTTCCATTTAGAAAAGCACAGAGTGATCTAGACGTAGGCTTAGCTTTTAATATGGAAGACGATGACTATATAGACATTGTAGATAGCACCCTGAAAAAGCTATTGCGTGAGTTTCAACCCGATCTTGTTCTTTACGACGCGGGCGTTGACGTTTGGGAACATGATGAGTTGGGCAAACTCAATATTAGCTGGAAAGGCATCGAAGACCGCGATCGCCTAGTGATTGAAACCTGCCTAAAGCAAGGCATTCCAATTGCTACCGTAATCGGTGGGGGCTACGACAAAGACCACGAGCGTCTGGCGCAGCGACACGCCATTGTGATTGAACAAGCGCATGCGCTTATTAATAAATAA